AGATTAACATCACGATACTGATTATCCTCGGGAATGAATGTCCCCGTCGATTCTTGAGGGAAGTCATGCAAAATGCCTAATTTATCAAGCGCTGTCAACATGTCATAGTAGTATTGAAGTTGCTTAATTAATCTAAGAAATGCAGCTAATACCCCAAAAATAATGAGCTCAGCAGCAACAAATTGACCTAAGTTAATTTGACCTTGAATCACCAAAGCGCCACCTAACATCAGCATGGCTGTTCCAATAACGGCATATAAAGTAACGCCGCCAATATTTTGGAATAATAATATTTGATAGTGATTAAAGCGCTTAATCAGATGTTCAGTAGCAAGTGCGTCCGTTTGATCGTGCGTGCGCTTTTCTGTATGAAAAAACTTAAATAAATACACATTTCTTGCGATGGTTTCTAGCCAATCAACCATCTTGTATTTGGCTTGCGACTCTTCAATAGCTGTTGGTAATCCATTCTTGCCAAGTAGCCATATAATCACGAATAAAAATGCCAGCATTGAAATAATAATAATTAAAAAATACATGCTATAAAACATTAATATAAAGCTACCAATCAAACCTTGTAGCAAAGCGGTTAAGCCAACAGTTAATAAGACAGCAGCAGATTTTTGTAAATTAACGATATCAAAAAACCTGTTCATCAGTTCAACAGGGTTGTGATTATCATACAATTGAATTTTAACGCCTTGCGCATTTTTACCCACATCAAGCGCGTTTCTGATAAATAGTCGTCGTTGTATGAGTTCAACAACATATCCTTCTAAAACATAGAGAATGCCAGACAGAACCAATAGAACAAATAAAATAAAAGAGATAATGTATAAGGGCTGTAAGACGCCACCCATAGTGACGATATTAACGAGCGATTGAACTGCGACGGGAGTAGCAATACCCAACAAGCCATAGCCAAAGGTTAGTATCGCTAAGAAGTAAATATCATTACGCTCGAGTTTGATAACATCAAAGAGTCGTTCTATTGGACTCTTATTATTAAAGCCAGCCATTGTAAGTTTGAATAATCCCATTAAGCACTGAGTGCTTTATTTAATGTTGCTTGCGTAAAGGCCGCGCGTTAGCCATGATAATGGTCAATGCTTTCGGCATAAAGTTCCGTACTAATCTCAATTAATGTCAATAATCCCAAAAAAGCCTCTTATAAAGAGGCTTTTTTAAGACATTCAAACTTATTATACTACTAAGTTATAGCATGTATGCACGTTCACCGTGTGAAGAAGTATCAAGACCTTCACGTTCAGCTTCCTCAGATACACGCAGACCAATCACCATGTCTACAATTTTGTAGCTAATATAAGCAGCAATGCCTGACCATATTATGGTAATGATCACGCCTTCACCTTGAATCATCACTTGTGAGGCAATAGAAAAGTCATCACCACCAGTGCCACCAAGGCTAGGGGCAGTAAACACGCCAGTTAATAATGCACCGACAATACCACCTACACCGTGAACACCAAATACATCAAGTGAGTCATCGGCGCCTAACATTTTTTTCAAGCCAGTCACGCCCCACAAGCATAAGAAGCCGCCGGCAAAGCCGATAATAATCGCACCCATCGGTCCGACTGATCCGCATGCAGGTGTGATAGCAACCAAGCCAGCAACAGCACCAGACGCAGCGCCAAGCATAGAAGCTTTACCTTTGGTTAGCGACTCACCGAGAGACCATGCTAATACAGCTGCAGCAGTTGCGAATAGGGTATTAATAAAAGCCAAGCCAGCACCGCCAGTTGCTTCTAAGTTAGAGCCAGCGTTGAAGCCGAACCAACCTACCCATAGTAATGAAGCGCCCACCATTGTCATGGTTAATGAGTGTGGTGTAAATGCTTCCTTACCGTAACCAATACGCTTGCCAACCATATAAGCGCCAACTAAACCCGCAATAGCAGCATTAATATGTACTACTGTTCCGCCAGCAAAGTCTAATGCACCTTTGTCAAGCAGATAGCCACCCGTACCCCAAACCATGTGTGCGATTGGAATATAGCTGATGGTGAACCAAATTAAAGAGAATAATAACACTGCACTAAACTTCATGCGCTCTGCAAATGAGCCAACAATCAATGCGCAAGTAATGCCAGCAAAGGTGCATTGGAAAGCGATAAAAATCATTTCTGGAATCATTACGCCGTCAGTAAAAGTAGCAGCAAGAGAGTCCATCGTTACGCCTGATAAAAACACTTTACCAAAGTCGCCAACAATCAGACCTTCGCCGCTGCCGAATGTTAAGCTATAGCCATAGATTGCCCACGCAACTGAAATGAGTGAGAAAACAACCAATACCTGCATCAAAACAGAAAGCATATTTTTGCTACGCACCAAACCACCATAAAATAATGCTAGGCCTGGTACTATCATTAAGATAACAAGTATGGTGGCTACCATCATCCAAGCCGTGTCGCCTTTGTCTACAGTTGGCGCAACCTCTTCCGTTGGCGCTGCTTCAGCAATAGCAATTTCTTCTGAAGCTTCTTCAGCCGGTGCGGCCTCGTCTAACATTGTTTCTGCTGTTTCAACCATTTCGGTCATTGCTTCAGTTGCTTCTGCTATGTCATCTTCAGCATAGCTAAGGCTACTGGTTGCAATTGCACCTGCGCCCATAAAGGCAACAAGTGATAATATTGATAATAATTTTTTCATTGGATTACCCCTTATAGTGCTTCAGTGCCAGTTTCACCAGTACGAATACGGTAAACTTGCTCTAAGTTAAAGACGAAAATTTTGCCGTCACCAATCTTGCCAGTAGCAGCTGCTTTTTCAATCGCATCAACCACTTGATCTAAAATTTCATCTGAAATAGCAATTTCGATTTTAACTTTAGGCAGGAAATCGACTACATATTCTGCACCGCGGTAAAGCTCTGTATGACCCTTCTGACGGCCGAAGCCTTTAACTTCTGTGACGGTGATTCCTTGAACGCCAATAGCAGACAAAGACTCACGCACCTCATCAAGCTTAAACGGCTTGATTATTGCGGATATAAATTTCATATTTTTCCCTTTCGTTGACAAGAAGGTACTTAGCATCAAGTACCTTTTACTAAAAAACGTATTATTTAAAATGCACGGCTTACTGTGAATGTGAAGCGGTCATCCGTTAAGTCTGCTGTTTCTGTACGGCCGTTAAAGCTAGAGCCACCCCAGCCATCTGCCTGCCAATAACCTGTATCGTTTGCACCAACATAAGCGAGTTCAGCAGCCCATCCTTCAGAGCCGGCTAGCGAAAAAGACTTAGATACAGCAACTTTGTAATCAGTGTAGTCAGGATTAGCTTCGCCGTTATACGCTAAATAAACAGCATTTGTGTCCGCAATTTTAGTCGATACGTTTAAGTGGCCAATGTGACCAATTAAAGCCCAGCCATTACCAAATGGGTATTCAGCATTTAATTCGACGTAAGTAGTGAATCTTGAGTCATCATCATACCCAGTATCGGTGTCTAAACCAAAGTAATCACCCAATGTAGTTGAAACTTGTGCACTGAAGTAGCTATATGAAAGCCCAAAGTTTGCTTCATAAGTGTTCCAAGAATCATTTGATGCCGTTGTTACGCCATCAGCTTTATAACAGCCAGGTGATCCACCAAATTGACAATCTCCCCAGCTACCACCTGGATAAGTATAAGCAATCACACCAACAGAGTAACCAATACCTGTCTTGCCAATTTCACCGCCGTAACCAGCATAGTAGTCAATTTCTAATGAAGCGTCTGGAAAGGTGTTTGGTGAAACGTTGGATGCCCAAATGCCAGCAGAAAAGCCGCTGCTGTGGGCTACATCAAAACCGCCTTGTAATGCGGGTTTATGGAAATTTTGTGAAATACCACGAACATAGTAATCAGAAGTGAAGGCAACATTAGAGCTGAACGCCCAATCAGATTCAGCTGATGCAGCAGCAGGCGCGGCTTCAACAACCGGTGCCTCATCTGCAAATGATAATGTTGATACACTCAATGTACTTAATATAGCCAATGATAGTAGCGATTTACGCATTTTAATCCCCTTATTAATTAATAAAATAGCTGCAACGGTATTTAAAAAAATACTTTAGTTATTAAGCAAAGGCTGTGCCAGATAAAAATATTATCAATATCAATTGCTTAGTGAGAGTAAGTGGCTAGCCAACATTGATTAATGCGAGGAAAAGCTGGTAAACTATTCTAAATTAAAGGGCAATTAAACATGATCACGTCGCAAGTGTTAAATGATTTATCAATTAAAATCAAAGAGATAATTAAAAGTTCTCCATTAGAAGATGTCGATAAAAACCTCCATGCACTAATTCAGGGCGTGCTCACCAAAATGGCGCTTGTTTCGCGAGAAGAGTTTGATGTGCAAACCGAAGTATTGCGACATACACGAGAGCAGTTAAAGTTATGTGAAGAAAAACTGGTTGAGTTAGAATCGTTGTTAAAAAAATAAACAAGTAATAACCCATCATAATAACCAAGAAAAATAATAATAAATGAACCTTGCTGTCCTATACAGCCGTGCCTTGAGTGGCATGGATGCGCCTGAAGTCGTGGTTGAAGTCCATCTAGCCAATGGCTTACCTACATTTACCATTGTTGGCTTGCCAGAAGCTGAAGTTAAAGAAAGTAAAGACCGTGTTCGCGCTGCCATCCAAACCGCTCAGTTTGAGTTTCCTGCAAGAAGAATTACCGTTAATCTTGCTCCAGCCGACTTGCCTAAGGAAAGTGGGCGCTACGATTTGCCCATTGCCTTGGGTATCTTGGCGGCTAGTGGTCAGATTCCTGCATACAAGCTCAATCAATATGAAATTGCAGGTGAATTAGCATTAACAGGTTAATTGCGGCCTGTTCGTGGTGCATTAGCCATGACGTATCACATGGTGAATAAAGTGGCGGGCCAACAGCGAGCCTTTATACTGCCTAAACAAAGTGCTGAAGAGGCAAGCTTGGTGAAAGGCGCCACTATTTATCCAGCCAATAGTCTCTTAGCTGTTTGTGCGCATCTTACCGGCCATACAAAGATAAGCGCTTATCAGAGTCAATTAGAAGAACAACGAATTGCTTACCCAGATTTTAATGAGGTAAAAGGGCAAAGCCAAGCAAAGCGTGCCTTGGAAATCGCCGCCGCAGGCGGGCACAGCGTATTAATGAGCGGTCCGCCCGGTACTGGAAAAAGTATGTTGGTATCAAGGTTTGTGAGTATCTTGCCGCAGATGACAGAAAGTGAAGCACTGGAAAGTGCAGCCATTCAATCCTTAAGTGGTCGTTACAAGATGAGCGATTGGAAGCGTAGAAATGTTCGATCGCCGCATCATACCGCTTCAGGTGTTGCATTGGTGGGTGGTGGCAGTGTGCCAAGACCTGGAGAAATTTCATTGGCGCATCATGGTGTTTTATTCTTAGATGAGCTGCCAGAATTTGATCGCAAGGTATTAGAAGTGTTGCGCGAGCCATTAGAAAACGGACTCATTACTATTTCACGCGCAGCGAGACAGGCTGACTTCCCCGCACAGCTTCAATTGCTTGATGCCATGAACCCTTGTCCATGTGGTTATTTTGGGCACTTTAAAAATAAGTGCCGCTGCACACCTGATCAAATTGCACGGTATAAAGCGAAAATTTCAGGGCCGTTGTTAGATCGTATTGATATGATTATTCAAGTAGCCGCACTGAAAGAGGAGGAGTTGACTGGTGCAAGTGTTGCAGAAAATAGCCTCACCATCCGAGCTCGAGTAGATCGTGCACGTGCCCTGCAACTCATGCGCCAGGGCAAAACCAATGCGGAGCTTGGTACGCAAGAAATTGAAACTTTTTGTCAACCTGACAATGTTGGCCTTACCTTACTAAAAACAGCGATAACAACGTTAAATTTATCTGCTAGAGCGTACCACCGCATTCTAAAACTAGCACGCACCATTGCCGATATGGCGGATGAATCAGCTATTCAATCAACCCATATCGCTGAGGCGATACAGTATAGAAGGAGTGATGGTTAATTGATTGCACTTTGCATGTTAAAATGATGGATTATTCATTTTATTATCTGCTATGAGCCAAAACGACATTTCACCAGTAGAAGCGCAACTTCGCGCACTGCTAAAAGAACGCATTCTGATTTTGGATGGTGCGATGGGCACTATGATTCAGCAGTATAAACTAACAGAAGCTGACTATCGGGGTGAGCGTTTTAAAGCCTTTAGCGCGCCAGCAGGTGAGCGCGAGTTGTTTGTCAAAGGCAATAATGAGTTGCTATCATTAACCCAGCCACAGGTGATTCAAGAGATTCACGAGCAATATCTTGCAGCGGGTGCTGACATTATTGAAACCAATACTTTTGGTGCTACCAGCGTTGCGCAAGATGATTATCACATGGCCGAGCTGGTTTATGAAATGAACGTCGTTTCTGCCAAACTGGCTAAAACTGCTTGTGAAAAATATAGTACACCAGATAAACCGCGCTTTGTTGCAGGCACATTAGGGCCAACACCAAAAACAGCCAGCATTTCGCCAGATGTAAACGACCCAGCAGTGCGTAATGTGACGTTTGATCAGTTGGTAGCCGCTTATTTAGAACAAACACGTGCTTTGGTTGAAGGTGGCGCAGATATTCTAATGGTCGAAACCATTTTTGATACGCTCAATTGTAAAGCAGCATTATTTGCAATTGATACCTTCTTTGAAGAAGTGGGTTATAAAATGCCATTGATGATTTCTGGCACAGTAACCGATGCATCGGGTCGTATTTTATCAGGCCAAACGGTTACCGCGTTCTGGCATTCGGTGCGTCATGCAAAACCACTCACTATTGGACTCAACTGTGCATTGGGCGCAACGTTAATGCGTCCATATGCAGAAGAGCTGTCTAAGGTAGCCGATACTTTTATTTGCATCTATCCCAACGCTGGATTGCCAAATCCAATGAGCGATACAGGTTTTGATGAAACGCCAGATGTGACTTCTAGCTTAGTCAAAGAGTTTGCAAATAGTGGATTTATCAATATTGCCGGTGGTTGCTGTGGCACCACACCGCCACATATTAATGCTATTTATAACGCGATTAAAGATTGTCCGCCTCGACAAATACCATCAAAAGCGCCTGTTACCAAATTGGCGGGCTTAGAACCTTTTATTATTGATGATGATTCTTTATATGTAAATGTTGGTGAGCGAACAAATGTGACTGGCTCAAAAGCCTTTGCCCGATTGATTATTAACGAGCAATACGATGAGGCGTTGAGTGTGGCGCGCCAGCAGGTAGAGAATGGTGCTCAAATCATTGATATCAATATGGATGAAGGCATGCTAGATGCAGTCAAAGCCATGACGCACTTTTTAAATCTTGTGGCTTCGGAGCCTGATATTGCTCGCGTACCGATTATGCTAGATTCTTCTAAATGGACGGTGATTGAAGCTGGCTTGAAGTGTGTGCAAGGCAAAGCCATTGTCAATTCCATCTCGATGAAAGAAGGAGAGGCAGAGTTTTTACGTCAAGCAAGCTTATGTCGTCGTTACGGCGCGGCTGTTATTGTGATGGCGTTTGATGAAAAAGGCCAAGCTGATACTTTTGAACGTAAAACAGAGATATGTAAGCGCGCTTATGACTTGCTAGTTGCCAATGATTTTCCACCCGAAGATATTATTTTTGACCCAAATATTTTTGCGATTGCTACCGGTATTGAAGAGCATAATAATTATGCTGTTGATTTTATTGAAGCAACGCGTTGGATTAAACAACACTTACCACATGCCAAGATTTCTGGCGGCGTATCTAATGTGAGTTTCAGCTTCCGTGGCAATAATCCCGCCCGCGAGGCAATTCATACTGTATTCCTATATCACGCCATTAAAGCTGGTATGACAATGGGGATTGTCAATGCCGGCATGATGGGCGTTTATGATGATTTGCCCGCTGAGCTCAAAGAGCGTGTTGAAGATGTGGTACTGAATCGGCGAGATGATGCAACAGAACGTATGATTGAAATCGCAGGCACTTTGGTGGCAAGCGATAAAAAAGAAAGTACGACCTTGGAATGGCGCGGTACAACTGAGCAGCCTGTGCCAGTGGAAAAACGACTGAGCTACGCCATGGTGCATGGTATTACTGAATTTATTATCGAAGATACCGAAGAAGCCCGACTTGCAATTGCGGCGAAAAATGGCCTGCCGATTCAAGTGATTGAAGGCCCGCTGATGGATGGTATGAATGTTGTTGGGGATTTATTCGGCCAAGGCAAAATGTTTTTACCACAAGTGGTGAAATCAGCGCGGGTGATGAAGGCGGCAGTAGCGCATTTAATTCCGTTTATCGAAGCAGAAAAAGTTGCTGAAGAGGCGCGTACAGGTGTTGTAGCCAAGCCAAAAGGTAAGGTCGTGATTGCAACAGTCAAAGGTGACGTGCACGATATTGGTAAAAATATTGTGAGTGTGGTGTTGCAATGTAACAATTTTGAAGTAGTGAATATGGGTGTTATGGTCCCTGCAGCTGAGATTTTAGCCATGGCAAAAGCTGAAAATGCCGATATCATTGGCTTGAGCGGTTTGATTACACCATCGCTAGAAGAGATGACGTATATCGCCAAAGAAATGCAGCGCGATCCCCACTTTAGCGGTTTAAAAACGCCATTGTTAATTGGTGGTGCAACCACTTCACGGGCACATACAGCGGTTAAAATTGCCCCGCATTATGATGGTCCTGTGGTTTATGTGCCCGATGCTTCACGTTCTGTATCTGTGATGCAAAACCTGCTAACACCAGAAACGCGTGGCGCTTATTTGGCTGAGATACAAGCGGATTACGAAAAAGCACGTCTGCAGCATGCTAACAAAAAAGGTGTGCCCATGCTGACAATTGCACAAGCGCGGGCTAATAAAGCGAAATTAAGTTTTACAGGCCACAACGCACCAGTCAAACCAAAGTTTATTGGTCGCCGGGTATTTAAAAATATTGATTTAAATCTCATTGCCCAATATATCGATTGGGGACCTTTCTTCCAAACATGGGATTTGGCAGGTGCTTATCCCGCAATATTAAAGGATGAGGTGGTTGGCGAGGCGGCAACTAAAGTCTTCACAGAAGCAAAAGAAATGTTGAAAAAATTGATTGATGGTCGTTGGCTTGTAGCTAATGGCGTGATTGCATTGATGCCAGCAAACAGCATCGGTGACGACGATATTGAAATTTATACTGATGACACCCGTCGCGACGTTGCTTTTACCTATTATGGCATGCGTCAACAAACACAAAAGCCAGTGATTGATGGTGTACCACGTCCAAACCAGTGCTTAGCCGATTTTGTTGCACCAAAAGGTGAGGCAGAAGATTATATTGGTTTGTTTGCGGTAACTGGCGGTTTGGGTATAGACAAAATCGCTAAACACTTCAGAGACGCAAGTGATGATTACAGCGGCATCATGTTCCAATCACTCGCTGATCGCTTAGCTGAAGCTTTTGCAGAATATATGCATGAGCGGATTAGAACTGATTTGTGGGGTTATGCGCCGAATGAGCATTTAGATACGGAAGCATTAATCAAAGAAGAGTATCAAGGTATCCGTCCTGCGCCTGGTTATCCAGCCTGTCCAGATCACACTGTTAAAACCGATATGTTTAAGTTATTACAATGTGATGAAATTGGCATGCAACTGACGGAAAGTTTTGCCATGATGCCAGCCGCTGCTGTGAGTGGTTTCTATTTTGCGCATCCAGAAAGCAAATATTTTAGCGTTGATAAAATTGGAACAGACCAACTAGAAGACATGGCAAAGCGGCGCGGTGTGTCGATAGAATATTTAGCGCGTTGGCTTTCCCCTAATTTATCGTGAGTTAAGGCGCTTAAATTGACTCATTAGTGCTACTGAGCTGTGTAGCCCATGCCATGCATTCTACTTGCATATTCATTAAATCTTCTGCTGAAATATTGAATGTATGTAATTCGTATTGTGCTGCATCGAAATTGCCAACTTCCAAAACTTTGACTAATTTTAGTAACTGGCCATGCATTCCTGACTCTTCAAGGATAGCTTGTTGGAGCTTGCTAGAAAGGCCTATGTCCCGCAATATATCATGTAATGGTGATTGAATCACTGCATCAGCAAGCGATAACATGCCAACCATAAAAGCCTGATCGCTGAAGTTAGGTTCATATACCTCAATATGTTGAGCAATGCGCTCCATCAGTCTTGCTCGACTGGCAACTTGCAGCATAATAGGATGACTTGCTGGATTACTTGGCGCTGCGTACATGAGCAATTGTACCCAGCGTAACATTTGTTTTTGTCCAAGAATCACAATCGCATGACGGATAGATTCAACTGGTTCATTACCACCATAAATGCCAACAGAATTAACCAGCTTTAACAAGCTCAGCGTTAGGCCTGGACTGTTCTTAAACAATGTTTCAAGCTCAACTAGGTCATCATCGCCCAATAGCATGCCGATCATCCGCATCAAACACATTTGGTCTGGCTATGGTTGCGAGCCTTTTAATATAGTCGGTTTTGCAAAAAAATAGCCTTGAAAAGCATCTAAACCAAGTTGTTTACAAGTTAAGAACATCGCTTCGTCTTCTACTTTTTCTGCCACTATCTTTGCAGAAGATTTTTTTCGAATCCGTGCACTTAATGCTGATAACGCATCAACATCGATATGAGAACAATTCATTTTCACATAGTCGGTGTAGGGTAATAACACCATATGCTCTGGACGGTTGCTATAGTTCACAATGGCAAGTTTAAAGCCTACTTCTTTGAGTGCTTTGCATCTAGTGATGATCTGTGCGTTAATCGGCGTATCTTCTAAAATTTCTAGTACCATACGTTTCGCTGGTAGTAATTCTATGGTTTCGCTTAAGAGTGAACTGGCGGCAATATTTAAAAACTAATTTATTTTGCAGGATATTATCAATTCCAAACTGACTGAGTAGATTGACAATCACACCAGCTGTTGCAGATAAGTCGTTAATATTGCTGTTGTTATCTTCCTCTTTTGCACGAAACAATAATTCGTAGCCAATAATTTTTTGATGTTTGTCTAGTATTGGGTGGCGTCCTAAGAACACTTCTTCTGGATGCGTTGCTATCGATGAAATGATGGGTTGATTCATTAATCTCTTCTTTTTTTAGGGCATTTAATCTGTGTTTTTATGGTTACTTTGGCTTATTATTACGTAATCAGGATACAACTGTTTTACGACAGTTTGGCGCATTACTTTAATGATAAATTAAAAAAATATTAGCTTTGTTTTACATCATTACATGCATGCTTTAGTGTGATTAATTCAGTTTAACAGTGCAATTTAATAATAGAGACAGAACATTCATGCATATTCATATTTTAGGCATCTGCGGTACATTTATGGGTGGGATTGCTGCATTAGCAAAGCAATCTGGATTTAAAGTAACGGGCTGTGATGCGAATGTTTATCCCCCAATGAGTACGCAATTAGAAGCACAAGGGATTGAATTAATAGAGGGATATACGCCAGAACAAATTAGACTCAATCCAGATATCTTTGTAATTGGCAATGCGGTGAGTCGTGGCAATCCGTTAATGGAAGCGATATTAAATCAAGGTTTGCCTTATATTTCAGGACCGCAATGGCTGGCGGAGCATGTGTTACAAGGCAAATGGGTGCTCGCAGTTGCTGGCACGCATGGTAAAACCACCACCTCATCAATGCT
This region of Methylophilaceae bacterium genomic DNA includes:
- a CDS encoding ATP-binding cassette domain-containing protein, with translation MAGFNNKSPIERLFDVIKLERNDIYFLAILTFGYGLLGIATPVAVQSLVNIVTMGGVLQPLYIISFILFVLLVLSGILYVLEGYVVELIQRRLFIRNALDVGKNAQGVKIQLYDNHNPVELMNRFFDIVNLQKSAAVLLTVGLTALLQGLIGSFILMFYSMYFLIIIISMLAFLFVIIWLLGKNGLPTAIEESQAKYKMVDWLETIARNVYLFKFFHTEKRTHDQTDALATEHLIKRFNHYQILLFQNIGGVTLYAVIGTAMLMLGGALVIQGQINLGQFVAAELIIFGVLAAFLRLIKQLQYYYDMLTALDKLGILHDFPQESTGTFIPEDNQYRDVNLEGVAFSFTPKMPLMEDITLQLSRGQSLSILGASGSGKSALVALLTGLRSPDKGFIHVNGIDLRQLKLNPYRSKIGLANKIEIIDGSILDNLTLGRDIPINRIHQVLDTLGLSNDFAKLENGIDTKLTAFGAPLSTTQMQRLMLARAVIGEPDILIIDGLLDALTAEELDTILTLLKQHQENWLLIVTTRIARIADQFDNTLNLNLDVG
- the amt gene encoding ammonium transporter, with amino-acid sequence MKKLLSILSLVAFMGAGAIATSSLSYAEDDIAEATEAMTEMVETAETMLDEAAPAEEASEEIAIAEAAPTEEVAPTVDKGDTAWMMVATILVILMIVPGLALFYGGLVRSKNMLSVLMQVLVVFSLISVAWAIYGYSLTFGSGEGLIVGDFGKVFLSGVTMDSLAATFTDGVMIPEMIFIAFQCTFAGITCALIVGSFAERMKFSAVLLFSLIWFTISYIPIAHMVWGTGGYLLDKGALDFAGGTVVHINAAIAGLVGAYMVGKRIGYGKEAFTPHSLTMTMVGASLLWVGWFGFNAGSNLEATGGAGLAFINTLFATAAAVLAWSLGESLTKGKASMLGAASGAVAGLVAITPACGSVGPMGAIIIGFAGGFLCLWGVTGLKKMLGADDSLDVFGVHGVGGIVGALLTGVFTAPSLGGTGGDDFSIASQVMIQGEGVIITIIWSGIAAYISYKIVDMVIGLRVSEEAEREGLDTSSHGERAYML
- the glnK gene encoding P-II family nitrogen regulator, which gives rise to MKFISAIIKPFKLDEVRESLSAIGVQGITVTEVKGFGRQKGHTELYRGAEYVVDFLPKVKIEIAISDEILDQVVDAIEKAAATGKIGDGKIFVFNLEQVYRIRTGETGTEAL
- a CDS encoding TorF family putative porin, whose protein sequence is MRKSLLSLAILSTLSVSTLSFADEAPVVEAAPAAASAESDWAFSSNVAFTSDYYVRGISQNFHKPALQGGFDVAHSSGFSAGIWASNVSPNTFPDASLEIDYYAGYGGEIGKTGIGYSVGVIAYTYPGGSWGDCQFGGSPGCYKADGVTTASNDSWNTYEANFGLSYSYFSAQVSTTLGDYFGLDTDTGYDDDSRFTTYVELNAEYPFGNGWALIGHIGHLNVSTKIADTNAVYLAYNGEANPDYTDYKVAVSKSFSLAGSEGWAAELAYVGANDTGYWQADGWGGSSFNGRTETADLTDDRFTFTVSRAF
- a CDS encoding accessory factor UbiK family protein gives rise to the protein MITSQVLNDLSIKIKEIIKSSPLEDVDKNLHALIQGVLTKMALVSREEFDVQTEVLRHTREQLKLCEEKLVELESLLKK
- the metH gene encoding methionine synthase, which produces MSQNDISPVEAQLRALLKERILILDGAMGTMIQQYKLTEADYRGERFKAFSAPAGERELFVKGNNELLSLTQPQVIQEIHEQYLAAGADIIETNTFGATSVAQDDYHMAELVYEMNVVSAKLAKTACEKYSTPDKPRFVAGTLGPTPKTASISPDVNDPAVRNVTFDQLVAAYLEQTRALVEGGADILMVETIFDTLNCKAALFAIDTFFEEVGYKMPLMISGTVTDASGRILSGQTVTAFWHSVRHAKPLTIGLNCALGATLMRPYAEELSKVADTFICIYPNAGLPNPMSDTGFDETPDVTSSLVKEFANSGFINIAGGCCGTTPPHINAIYNAIKDCPPRQIPSKAPVTKLAGLEPFIIDDDSLYVNVGERTNVTGSKAFARLIINEQYDEALSVARQQVENGAQIIDINMDEGMLDAVKAMTHFLNLVASEPDIARVPIMLDSSKWTVIEAGLKCVQGKAIVNSISMKEGEAEFLRQASLCRRYGAAVIVMAFDEKGQADTFERKTEICKRAYDLLVANDFPPEDIIFDPNIFAIATGIEEHNNYAVDFIEATRWIKQHLPHAKISGGVSNVSFSFRGNNPAREAIHTVFLYHAIKAGMTMGIVNAGMMGVYDDLPAELKERVEDVVLNRRDDATERMIEIAGTLVASDKKESTTLEWRGTTEQPVPVEKRLSYAMVHGITEFIIEDTEEARLAIAAKNGLPIQVIEGPLMDGMNVVGDLFGQGKMFLPQVVKSARVMKAAVAHLIPFIEAEKVAEEARTGVVAKPKGKVVIATVKGDVHDIGKNIVSVVLQCNNFEVVNMGVMVPAAEILAMAKAENADIIGLSGLITPSLEEMTYIAKEMQRDPHFSGLKTPLLIGGATTSRAHTAVKIAPHYDGPVVYVPDASRSVSVMQNLLTPETRGAYLAEIQADYEKARLQHANKKGVPMLTIAQARANKAKLSFTGHNAPVKPKFIGRRVFKNIDLNLIAQYIDWGPFFQTWDLAGAYPAILKDEVVGEAATKVFTEAKEMLKKLIDGRWLVANGVIALMPANSIGDDDIEIYTDDTRRDVAFTYYGMRQQTQKPVIDGVPRPNQCLADFVAPKGEAEDYIGLFAVTGGLGIDKIAKHFRDASDDYSGIMFQSLADRLAEAFAEYMHERIRTDLWGYAPNEHLDTEALIKEEYQGIRPAPGYPACPDHTVKTDMFKLLQCDEIGMQLTESFAMMPAAAVSGFYFAHPESKYFSVDKIGTDQLEDMAKRRGVSIEYLARWLSPNLS
- a CDS encoding HDOD domain-containing protein; this translates as MRMIGMLLGDDDLVELETLFKNSPGLTLSLLKLVNSVGIYGGNEPVESIRHAIVILGQKQMLRWVQLLMYAAPSNPASHPIMLQVASRARLMERIAQHIEVYEPNFSDQAFMVGMLSLADAVIQSPLHDILRDIGLSSKLQQAILEESGMHGQLLKLVKVLEVGNFDAAQYELHTFNISAEDLMNMQVECMAWATQLSSTNESI
- a CDS encoding EAL domain-containing protein, translating into MVLEILEDTPINAQIITRCKALKEVGFKLAIVNYSNRPEHMVLLPYTDYVKMNCSHIDVDALSALSARIRKKSSAKIVAEKVEDEAMFLTCKQLGLDAFQGYFFAKPTILKGSQP